A section of the Humulus lupulus chromosome 2, drHumLupu1.1, whole genome shotgun sequence genome encodes:
- the LOC133817648 gene encoding G-type lectin S-receptor-like serine/threonine-protein kinase At4g03230, translated as MVTDTNQRFKLFLFYLCLFLKTHFSLGADTISSEHTISGESTIASARRVFELGFFRPGSSPHYYLGIWYLKDPTRKPVWVANRDRPVTLAAELTISDGNLVLFDKSNTAVWSTNVSSTSRSSRSVKAVLLDNGNLVLKDTPGPSKPLWESFDYPTHVWLPGAKFRYNKMTNASQVLTSWKNSEDPTPGLFSCELDPKDNTFMLLWSRTQKYWNSGTWSSSTFSNYPTKSFRYIYNYNFVNNTNESYYTYSIKEESPVISHLEIDVSGQVKIVNLVSPDTWTVFWSFPSQQCDVYGFCGAYGSCNENLLPHCSCPKRFKPKSPSDWNSKRDYSGGCIRDTKLQCEKINGSTIAKGNERDTFLEMHIMLLPENKRAVEAKSSAECKSKCLINCSCTAYAYDTIDCSIWTGELLNLVQLGADDSNRKTLFVRHAVSDHKRLLRNWKLYIVLSGCIAMFIFCIAGYVYYMRRKIVANKDGFRRNSQINRIVSSDESERHVSNLLLSSSGQFGEDEKRDINIPFVTLESILVATDNFSEANKLGEGGFGPVYKGLFPGEEEIAIKRLASGSTQGLEEFKNEVLLIAKLQHRNLVRLVGYCVEGDEKLLLYEYMPNKSLDTFIFDGQLCVLLNWEIRFNIILGIARGLIYLHRDSRLRIIHRDLKSSNVLLDEEMNPKVSDFGLAKIFGGKQIEASTNRVVGTYGYMSPEYALYGLFSEKSDVFSFGVVILEIISGRRNTRFSQSELAMSLPHYAWKLWKENKAVDLMDATLRETCNVNEFLRCVKVGLLCVEDDPNDRPTMSNAVSMLENEASSISSPKQPTFVLKTSVSNEGCSEQFSENALTNTINVGR; from the exons ATGGTTACAGATACCAACCAAAGATTCAAGCTTTTCCTCTTCTACTTGTGTTTATTTCTCAAGACCCATTTCTCTCTCGGAGCTGATACCATATCTTCGGAGCACACAATCTCTGGTGAATCTACCATTGCCTCTGCGAGAAGGGTATTTGAGTTGGGATTCTTTCGACCAGGTTCATCCCCACACTATTACCTCGGCATATGGTACTTGAAAGATCCTACTCGCAAACCAGTTTGGGTGGCAAATAGAGACAGACCAGTTACACTTGCGGCGGAGCTAACAATCTCAGATGGTAATTTAGTTCTCTTCGATAAGTCGAATACGGCGGTTTGGTCCACGAATGTGAGCTCCACTAGTCGCTCCTCTCGTTCTGTAAAGGCGGTTCTTCTGGACAACGGAAACCTTGTCTTAAAAGACACACCAGGTCCATCAAAACCCTTGTGGGAAAGCTTTGATTATCCTACTCATGTATGGCTGCCTGGTGCTAAATTTAGGTATAACAAAATGACTAATGCTAGCCAGGTTCTCACTTCATGGAAGAACTCGGAAGACCCCACTCCAGGCCTCTTCTCCTGTGAGCTTGATCCAAAAGATAATACTTTTATGTTACTATGGAGTAGGACTCAAAAGTATTGGAATAGTGGAACTTGGAGCAGTAGTACTTTTAGCAATTATCCCACGAAGAGCTTCAGGTATATCTATAATTACAACTTTGTTAACAATACAAACGAGAGCTATTACACCTATTCCATTAAAGAAGAATCTCCAGTTATATCTCATCTTGAAATCGATGTTTCGGGGCAGGTTAAGATAGTAAATCTGGTGTCTCCTGATACATGGACTGTGTTTTGGTCATTTCCGAGTCAACAATGTGATGTCTATGGCTTTTGTGGGGCATATGGAAGCTGTAATGAAAACTTATTGCCCCATTGCAGTTGTCCCAAAAGGTTTAAGCCAAAGTCGCCAAGCGATTGGAATTCGAAGAGGGACTATTCGGGTGGCTGCATTAGAGATACAAAATTGCAGTGTGAGAAGATCAATGGTAGTACTATTGCTAAAGGTAACGAGAGAGATACGTTTTTGGAGATGCACATTATGCTGTTGCCTGAAAATAAACGAGCTGTGGAAGCAAAGAGTTCAGCTGAATGCAAATCGAAATGCTTGATCAATTGCTCTTGTACTGCTTATGCTTATGACACCATTGATTGTTCAATCTGGACCGGAGAGCTCTTGAATTTGGTGCAGCTTGGAGCCGATGACAGCAATCGAAAGACTCTCTTTGTTCGACACGCTGTTTCGGATCATAAAAGACTTTTGCGAAATTGGAAGCTCTATATTGTCTTGTCTGGGTGCATTGCCATGTTCATCTTTTGCATTGCTGGTTATGTTTACTACATGAGAAGAAAAATAGTGGCCAACAAAGATG GTTTCAGGAGAAACAGTCAGATAAACCGGATAGTTAGCTCGGATGAAAGTGAGAGGCACGTCTCAAACTTGCTACTTTCGAGTTCAGGACAATTCGGAGAAGACGAGAAGAGAGACATAAATATTCCATTTGTAACTCTGGAAAGCATACTAGTTGCTACAGATAACTTTTCAGAGGCAAACAAACTTGGAGAAGGTGGATTTGGCCCAGTTTATAAG GGCTTATTTCCTGGAGAAGAGGAAATTGCTATAAAGAGGCTTGCAAGTGGTTCGACTCAAGGCTTAGAGGAATTTAAGAATGAGGTATTGTTGATCGCCAAACTTCAGCATCGAAATCTTGTTAGACTAGTGGGGTATTGTGTTGAAGGGGATGAAAAGTTGTTACTTTACGAATACATGCCCAACAAGAGTTTGGACACATTCATATTTG ATGGCCAGCTATGTGTGTTGCTCAATTGGGAGATTCGCTTTAATATCATATTGGGAATTGCAAGAGGGCTTATTTATCTTCATCGCGATTCAAGATTAAGAATTATTCATAGAGATTTGAAGTCTAGCAATGTTCTACTTGACGAGGAAATGAATCCAAAAGTTTCAGACTTTGGATTAGCAAAGATTTTTGGAGGTAAACAAATCGAGGCAAGCACAAACAGAGTCGTTGGTACATA TGGTTACATGTCTCCAGAATATGCATTATACGGATTATTCTCAGAAAAATCAGATGTTTTCAGTTTTGGTGTTGTCATACTTGAGATTATAAGTGGAAGAAGAAACACAAGGTTTAGCCAATCAGAACTAGCTATGAGTCTTCCTCATTAT GCATGGAAATTATGGAAAGAAAACAAGGCAGTTGATCTAATGGACGCAACATTAAGGGAGACTTGCAACGTAAATGAATTCTTGAGATGTGTCAAGGTAGGACTACTTTGTGTAGAAGATGACCCAAATGATCGTCCCACCATGTCAAATGCGGTCTCCATGCTTGAAAATGAAGCTAGCAGTATTTCAAGTCCCAAACAACCAACTTTTGTTTTGAAAACCTCTGTTTCTAACGAGGGTTGTAGTGAACAATTCTCTGAAAACGCGTTGACGAATACGATTAATGTAGGTCGTTGA